Proteins co-encoded in one Erwinia sp. genomic window:
- the yqiK_3 gene encoding Inner membrane protein YqiK (ID:JIFNMEKO_01037;~source:Prodigal:2.6): MKEMFSLFPSWLNYAIAVLFVLLIVGIIFARLYRRTSAEQAFVRTGLGGQKVVMSGGAIVMPIFHEIVPINMNTLKLEVSRSTADSLITKDRMRVDVVVALFVRVKPSFEGIAIAA; the protein is encoded by the coding sequence ATGAAAGAGATGTTCAGTTTATTCCCCTCATGGTTGAATTATGCAATTGCTGTCTTATTTGTCCTATTGATCGTTGGCATTATTTTTGCCCGTTTATATCGCCGGACCTCAGCAGAACAGGCATTCGTACGAACCGGATTAGGGGGGCAAAAAGTAGTGATGAGCGGTGGTGCGATTGTTATGCCTATTTTTCACGAAATTGTTCCAATTAACATGAATACTCTCAAACTGGAAGTCAGTCGCTCTACGGCAGATAGCCTGATAACCAAAGACCGTATGCGTGTTGATGTGGTAGTTGCATTATTCGTGCGGGTAAAACCCTCGTTTGAGGGCATTGCCATTGCAGCTTAA
- the yqiJ gene encoding Inner membrane protein YqiJ (ID:JIFNMEKO_01038;~source:Prodigal:2.6), whose translation MDIFPEYYSPYSFALALVVLIGIVEIISLFFGGFISGFIDSHLGNYDSMASGHMNQFYHYLNIGRVPTLIILCLTAGSFGLPGIFLQQMSVTLFKNPLPNLLLAPVCFFISLACTHYTAKLLGRWLPGDETSAITEDDFIGAMAIITGHHAAFQRPCEGKFKDKFGQVHYLLLEPEEGKTFKQGDKVLIICRLSASRYLAEINPWPNEL comes from the coding sequence ATGGATATTTTTCCTGAATATTACTCACCGTATTCTTTCGCACTTGCCCTTGTGGTTCTTATTGGCATCGTTGAAATCATTTCGCTTTTTTTTGGTGGATTTATTTCCGGATTCATTGATTCACATTTAGGAAATTATGACAGTATGGCGTCAGGCCATATGAACCAGTTTTATCATTATCTTAATATCGGTCGGGTTCCGACTCTGATTATTCTTTGCCTGACCGCTGGGAGTTTTGGCTTGCCGGGTATTTTTTTACAACAGATGAGCGTTACATTATTTAAAAATCCACTTCCCAATCTGTTACTGGCACCAGTTTGTTTCTTCATATCATTAGCTTGTACACATTACACAGCAAAACTATTAGGTCGCTGGTTGCCTGGAGATGAAACCAGTGCGATTACCGAGGATGATTTTATCGGGGCGATGGCGATTATCACCGGGCACCATGCAGCTTTTCAACGTCCTTGTGAAGGTAAATTTAAGGATAAATTCGGACAAGTGCATTATTTACTTTTGGAACCCGAAGAAGGAAAAACATTTAAACAAGGTGATAAGGTGCTTATCATTTGCAGACTCTCCGCAAGCCGATATCTGGCCGAAATAAACCCGTGGCCGAATGAGTTGTAA
- the rbsR gene encoding Ribose operon repressor (ID:JIFNMEKO_01039;~source:Prodigal:2.6): MVSIKDVAKLAGVSMMTVSRVINHAPTVHERTKKRVQAAITQLNYVPDHSAQKIRNQASRPRTIAILAEDTATTPYSVDILLAIEQTARSYNWNSYLINIFGKADFPRAERQVLSLRPDAIICTTMGLRKILLPSRISKIPTVLANCFCTENHIPAYLPNDHEAQFQATQHILQRGYLKPLCLWLPEEIVATHYRRHAFETAWRAAGLDPASVRQYVMPIGDEQYTSFVSVIRRHIHHRRPEFDVILCGNDRIAFLVYQVLLAEGIRIPQDVAVVGFDNMVGIGDLFMPPLTTIQLPHHEMGRQAALHIILERKNAGHTYLPTHLIIREST, translated from the coding sequence ATGGTTTCCATCAAGGATGTGGCAAAACTGGCTGGCGTTTCAATGATGACGGTATCACGGGTGATTAATCATGCACCGACCGTTCACGAACGGACCAAAAAACGCGTCCAGGCGGCCATTACTCAATTGAATTATGTTCCCGACCATTCAGCACAAAAGATCAGGAATCAGGCTTCGCGCCCCAGAACCATTGCTATACTTGCTGAGGATACAGCCACTACACCCTATTCAGTAGATATCCTGCTCGCGATAGAACAGACCGCACGCAGCTACAACTGGAACAGTTACCTGATTAATATTTTTGGCAAAGCAGATTTTCCCCGCGCAGAACGTCAGGTGCTCTCTCTGCGGCCGGATGCCATCATATGTACCACGATGGGACTAAGAAAAATTCTTTTACCATCACGAATTTCTAAAATCCCTACAGTGTTAGCCAACTGCTTTTGCACTGAAAATCATATCCCGGCCTATCTGCCCAATGATCATGAGGCACAGTTTCAAGCTACACAGCATATTCTTCAACGCGGTTATCTTAAACCTTTGTGCTTATGGCTGCCTGAAGAGATAGTCGCAACACATTATCGTCGCCATGCTTTCGAAACCGCATGGCGTGCTGCGGGCCTCGACCCTGCCAGTGTAAGACAATATGTCATGCCAATAGGTGATGAGCAATACACCAGCTTTGTCTCAGTTATCCGCCGCCATATTCATCACCGCCGTCCCGAGTTTGATGTTATCCTCTGCGGCAATGACCGTATCGCATTTCTCGTTTATCAGGTACTGCTTGCTGAAGGTATCAGAATTCCCCAGGATGTCGCGGTGGTTGGTTTTGATAATATGGTAGGCATTGGTGACCTTTTCATGCCCCCGTTGACGACGATTCAGTTACCGCATCATGAAATGGGGCGTCAGGCTGCGCTGCACATCATCCTCGAACGAAAAAATGCTGGCCATACTTACCTGCCCACGCATCTGATCATCAGAGAATCGACATGA
- a CDS encoding hypothetical protein (ID:JIFNMEKO_01040;~source:Prodigal:2.6) has translation MDTREDMLVALVGLLSACMVSILIVLALTWFSGERRETEITLNPQSCLLHYP, from the coding sequence ATGGACACAAGAGAAGATATGTTAGTGGCGCTGGTTGGATTATTGTCAGCATGCATGGTAAGCATTCTGATAGTCTTAGCGCTGACATGGTTCAGTGGCGAAAGGCGGGAAACCGAAATCACGCTCAACCCACAGTCCTGTTTACTGCACTACCCTTAA
- the clsC gene encoding Cardiolipin synthase C (ID:JIFNMEKO_01041;~source:Prodigal:2.6), whose product MVNEQNFSRLEQLVFSILQEQDGCSGIHLLDEGLSAFAARYMKITTAEKTLDVQYYIWRNDISGGLLFEALWSAANRGVQIRLLLDDNNTVGMDNRLLELNAHPAITVRLFNPFRFRRFRIVNYLTDFSRLNRRMHNKSLTADRAVTIVGGRNVGDEYFGTGTEPLFYDVDVMAVGRVVAEVTEAFEQYWQSASVFPLETILQDKSFSSGSSEAGGREENSAALVYSYVKKIDSCEIISQLEKRTFKFIRAKTRLLCDDPRKGLGQGCRTALLSERLKEAIGTPVKQLDLFSAYFVPTRTGVSQLISLARQGVKIDILTNSLAANDVSIVHAGYAKWRKKLLRHGIRLHELKPWSEMPAPTHDRGLTGHSGSSLHAKT is encoded by the coding sequence ATGGTGAATGAACAGAACTTTTCCAGACTGGAACAACTGGTATTTTCCATACTACAAGAGCAGGATGGCTGCAGTGGTATCCACCTGCTTGATGAAGGCCTGAGCGCCTTTGCTGCACGATATATGAAGATCACCACAGCAGAAAAAACACTCGATGTACAATATTATATCTGGCGTAATGACATTTCTGGCGGATTATTGTTTGAAGCTCTGTGGTCGGCGGCAAATCGTGGTGTGCAAATTCGTCTCTTGCTTGATGACAACAATACAGTAGGAATGGATAATCGCCTGCTGGAGCTAAATGCTCATCCGGCAATTACGGTTCGATTATTCAATCCGTTCCGCTTTCGCCGCTTCCGCATTGTCAATTATCTGACTGATTTTTCCCGACTGAATCGACGCATGCATAACAAGAGTCTCACCGCTGACCGGGCGGTGACCATTGTTGGAGGGCGCAATGTCGGCGATGAATACTTTGGTACCGGTACCGAACCTTTATTCTACGATGTTGATGTTATGGCAGTTGGCCGGGTGGTAGCCGAAGTAACAGAGGCATTTGAACAATACTGGCAATCGGCTTCTGTGTTTCCATTGGAAACAATACTACAGGATAAAAGTTTTTCATCGGGCAGCTCAGAGGCTGGTGGGCGGGAGGAAAACTCTGCCGCTCTGGTTTACAGTTACGTCAAAAAAATAGACTCCTGTGAAATCATCAGCCAGTTGGAAAAGAGGACGTTCAAATTCATCCGGGCAAAAACCCGGTTGTTGTGTGATGATCCACGGAAAGGATTAGGGCAGGGATGTCGCACTGCGTTGCTCTCAGAAAGGTTGAAGGAGGCGATAGGAACACCGGTCAAACAGCTTGATCTTTTCTCAGCTTATTTCGTGCCCACCCGCACAGGCGTATCACAGCTGATTAGCCTCGCCCGTCAGGGGGTAAAAATCGATATACTGACCAATTCACTGGCAGCCAATGATGTTTCGATCGTTCATGCGGGTTATGCAAAATGGCGCAAAAAATTATTACGCCACGGTATCCGCCTCCATGAGTTAAAACCCTGGAGCGAAATGCCCGCACCCACACATGACAGGGGTTTGACCGGGCATTCTGGATCCAGCCTGCATGCGAAAACATGA